The Actinomadura graeca nucleotide sequence GACGCCCGGCGCGCGCTCCGCCATCTGCGGGTGCTCAGCGACGACATCGGCTGGCGCGTCGCCGGCACCCGCCGCGAGCACCAAGCCGCCCGCTACATCGCCGACGAGCTGCGCGACCTCGACTACGACGTCGAGCTGCAGCCGTTCCCCGTCCCCGACAAGAAGCTGGCCGAGCTGCGCGCCGGCGACGAGCACTGGCAGAGCGCCGCCGCCGCCAACGGCGCCGCCGGCCGCGCGCGCGGCCCGATCACCGACCTCGGCGCCGTCACCGAGGTCACCGCCGACCTGACCGGGCGGATCGCGCTGTTCACCCGCGTCCCCAACAAGGAGCCCGACCAGGCCGGGGCCGCCGCCGCCAAGGGCGCCCTCGCCGTCCTGATCGTCAACGTGCGCAGCGAGACCTACCCCGAGCGCAAGGCCGCGTCGTTCTCCCCGTCCCTGCCCGAGGCGGTCCCCGTGCCCGTGCTCGGCCTCGCCGAGCACCACGGCGCGCTGATCCGCGCGGGCATCCGCCGGCTGTCGCTGGAGGTCACCGCGCACACCGGGCTGACCTCCTACAACGTGCTCGCCGAACGCCGCGCCACGCTGCCCAACCCCGGCGGCCGGGCGGTCATCGTCAGCGCCCACTACGACAGCGTCCCCGGCTCGCCCGGCGGCAACGACGACGGCAGCGGCACCGTGCTGTGCATGGAGCTGGCCCGCGCCCTGCGCCGCCTGCCCACGCAGCAGGACCTGCGGTTCTGCCTGTGGGGCGCGGAGGAGCTCGGCCTCGTCGGGGCGCGGCACTACGTCAAGCAGCTCGACGACGCGGCGGCCGCCCGCATCACCGGCTGCTTCCAGAACGACATGGTCGCCACCAGCCATCCGCCCGCGGGCACCTACTGGCTGCTGTCGGTCGACGGCAAGCCGAACACCACCACGGACGCCATCGCCGCCGCCGCCGAGCGCCTCGGCTACACCGGCCAGACCAAGGGGCCCACCGCCCGCGGCTCCAGCGACCACGAGGCGTTCTTCGAGCGCGGGATCGCCGCGGGGAA carries:
- a CDS encoding M28 family peptidase, whose product is MPESSRRPARRLPRRDLLAGAAAFAGFATVGLLPGAAAAATRQRPGALRAPALGTGDKAVVARVDARRALRHLRVLSDDIGWRVAGTRREHQAARYIADELRDLDYDVELQPFPVPDKKLAELRAGDEHWQSAAAANGAAGRARGPITDLGAVTEVTADLTGRIALFTRVPNKEPDQAGAAAAKGALAVLIVNVRSETYPERKAASFSPSLPEAVPVPVLGLAEHHGALIRAGIRRLSLEVTAHTGLTSYNVLAERRATLPNPGGRAVIVSAHYDSVPGSPGGNDDGSGTVLCMELARALRRLPTQQDLRFCLWGAEELGLVGARHYVKQLDDAAAARITGCFQNDMVATSHPPAGTYWLLSVDGKPNTTTDAIAAAAERLGYTGQTKGPTARGSSDHEAFFERGIAAGNFSWRGGEAPSQLEPVYHTPEDTVSGNVSLQRLQVSLELIGCAAYDVARRR